CGGACGATGAGAGAGCAACTACGGCAATTTTCTCCCCAAGAAGCAGCGGTCTTAGTGGACATTGAATTTGACAGCACTGAGATTGCGATCATTGTCGATGGTGTTCCTCAATTTTCTCGCACCGTTCCCATTGGAACCTTCCAACTCCAGAGCGCTCTCTCACGAGCCATGAATTTACCAACCTCAAGGAACACCGAGCTACTACAGGGGATGACGATTCCGCCGGTTCCCGCTGATGGGTTAGGAGGACGGACTGGAGCGACAGGCATTAATCCAGGGATGGCAGCTCTGCTGAGAGTCTTGGGAGAACTCGCCGATGAACTGCGCCGCTCCATCGATTTTTATTTAAATCAGAGCGACAATCTAGAAGTCGCTCAGCTATTACTAGCAGGTCCTGGAGGTGGAATTGGACAACTGGATGAATTTTTCACCCAACGCTTAAGCTTACCCACGACTCAGGTAGACCCAGTGATTGCTCTTTCGCTGGAGGTTGACCAAGAAATTCCCTCAGTGCAACGACCGGGCTTAGGCACTGTACTGGGATTAGGATTACGAGAGGTTTGAAGCCATGTATAGTCTAGATGTTAATTTTCTAAAAGATCGGCCTGATCCTCTCGGACAACGGGGGGGAGAAAGGGCTTCTGCTCCACCGACGCCTGTGGGGTCGATGACACCACTGATTATCGGAGTCGCAGTGGGTCTCCTCCTGCCAGGATTGGTGGGGGGCTTATGGTTTTTTCTGCAACAGCAAAATGCTCAAGTACAGCAAGAAATCGATCAGTTGAAGGTGACGCTGGGAGGCTTACAGCAAGCAGAGCAACAAATTAAGCAGCTCACGGATGAAACAAATAGAGTCAAGAGCGAAACAGTCGCCCTAGCCAGTGTCTTTAATCAAATCAAGCCTTGGTCTGCGGTGTTGCAGGATATTCGGGAACGTGTTCCCCCGAATATACGAATTCAATCCATCGATCAAAAACAAGTCGTGGCTACAGCAGCTCCAGCGGCTCCAGCGGCTCCAGCGGCAGGGGCAAACAATCCTAAGCCGGGAACTCAACCCGCTAAC
This sequence is a window from Microcoleus sp. AS-A8. Protein-coding genes within it:
- a CDS encoding pilus assembly protein PilM; this translates as MFNRFQGLFSKGKKGVGIELAPERINIAQLRKQGQGYKVATLYSHEVPEGIFQDGKIADSPALAELIRTALAESKLKVDRVATAVPMRESIIRIIPIPAELDDQELRDMVLNHEAGLYLPYPREEVDLDYQKLGFFQDEDGIEKVQVLLVATRKEITDTYLDTFGQAGLQVDVLEINSFALIRTMREQLRQFSPQEAAVLVDIEFDSTEIAIIVDGVPQFSRTVPIGTFQLQSALSRAMNLPTSRNTELLQGMTIPPVPADGLGGRTGATGINPGMAALLRVLGELADELRRSIDFYLNQSDNLEVAQLLLAGPGGGIGQLDEFFTQRLSLPTTQVDPVIALSLEVDQEIPSVQRPGLGTVLGLGLREV
- a CDS encoding PilN domain-containing protein, translated to MYSLDVNFLKDRPDPLGQRGGERASAPPTPVGSMTPLIIGVAVGLLLPGLVGGLWFFLQQQNAQVQQEIDQLKVTLGGLQQAEQQIKQLTDETNRVKSETVALASVFNQIKPWSAVLQDIRERVPPNIRIQSIDQKQVVATAAPAAPAAPAAGANNPKPGTQPANPSNNMTTKLEITGSARSFDDVNYFLLTLQRSPFLKSNETQLISAKLQENPNKLEFNYPQNQNQAGGRVTYELPKAVGYTIQTSLNDVPASELIRELDRKGAVGLVTRIRTLQDKGVFQK